One window of the Candidatus Nanopelagicales bacterium genome contains the following:
- the cofC gene encoding 2-phospho-L-lactate guanylyltransferase — MGDREVRDDLRWTVVVPVKRLDRAKTRLSTRTSDERVALALAFARDVVAAARACPLVTQVIAVTDDRRAARTLADDGAHVVPDRPDAGLNPALAYGASLADPATGVAAVSADLPALTPGQLALALSAAGAAGVRCFVSDVAGTGTTLLCAPPGVALEPRFGARSRAAHAAGGARELALRGISGLRRDVDTEVDLWDAARLGVGTATATVLAAAATAAEPARDRDCGR, encoded by the coding sequence GTGGGCGATCGGGAGGTCCGGGACGACCTGCGCTGGACGGTGGTCGTCCCGGTGAAGCGGCTGGACCGGGCCAAGACCCGGCTGTCGACCCGGACCTCCGACGAGCGCGTCGCGCTCGCGCTGGCCTTCGCCCGGGACGTGGTCGCGGCCGCGCGCGCCTGCCCCCTCGTGACGCAGGTGATCGCGGTGACCGACGACCGGAGGGCCGCCCGGACACTCGCGGACGACGGGGCGCACGTCGTCCCCGACCGCCCCGATGCGGGCCTGAACCCCGCTCTGGCGTACGGGGCGTCGTTGGCAGACCCGGCGACCGGCGTGGCGGCGGTGTCGGCGGACCTGCCGGCGCTGACGCCCGGCCAGCTGGCCCTGGCCCTGTCAGCAGCGGGAGCGGCGGGCGTGCGCTGCTTCGTCAGCGACGTGGCCGGGACCGGCACCACGCTGCTCTGCGCGCCGCCCGGAGTCGCGCTGGAGCCGCGGTTCGGCGCGCGATCCCGGGCCGCCCACGCGGCGGGCGGGGCCCGGGAGCTCGCGCTACGCGGGATCAGCGGGCTGCGCCGCGACGTCGACACCGAGGTGGACCTGTGGGACGCGGCTCGGCTCGGCGTCGGCACCGCGACCGCAACGGTGCTGGCCGCTGCCGCAACTGCGGCGGAGCCGGCTCGCGACCGGGACTGCGGCCGATGA
- the cimA gene encoding citramalate synthase — protein MTRPSDEFHVYDTTLRDGAQREGISYSVNDKLAVARLLDDYGVAFIEGGWPGALPKDTEFFQRARTELDLVNAELVAFGSTRKAGVRVQDDGQVRALLESQAPVVTLVAKSDVRHVAEALRTTNEENLAMVTDTVAYLVGEGRRVFVDLEHFFDGYRHDPDYGVRLLVAAAEAGADVGVLCDTNGGMLPGGIHRVVSDVLARSGVRLGIHCQDDTGCAVANSVAAVEAGATHVQCTANGYGERTGNADLFVVVPNLELKLGMKVLPPGRLRETVRVSHAIAEIANLPPDTHQPYAGVSSFAHKAGLHASALRVNADLYNHCDAEEVGNDMRVLVTEMAGRASVELKGRELGYDLSGDPEVLGRVVDRVKDLESRGWTFEAADASFELLMRDEMRGERRRHFTVESWRTIVEQRVDGQVVSEATVKVRAAGERIISTAEGNGPVNALDNALRGAVVQIFPELEKLKLADYKVRILDGVQGTGAVTRVLIDTTDGDSDWTTVGVHENVIAASWTAVEDAVAYGLLRAGREAG, from the coding sequence ATGACCCGCCCCTCGGACGAGTTCCACGTCTACGACACGACCCTGCGCGACGGCGCCCAGCGCGAGGGAATCTCGTACTCGGTCAACGACAAGCTCGCCGTGGCGCGGCTGCTGGACGACTACGGAGTCGCCTTCATCGAGGGCGGCTGGCCCGGGGCGCTGCCCAAGGACACCGAGTTCTTCCAGCGTGCACGGACCGAACTCGACCTGGTCAACGCCGAGCTGGTCGCGTTCGGGTCGACGCGGAAGGCCGGGGTACGGGTCCAGGACGACGGCCAGGTGCGCGCGCTGCTGGAGAGCCAGGCTCCCGTCGTCACGCTGGTCGCCAAGTCCGACGTCCGCCATGTCGCGGAGGCCCTGCGCACGACCAACGAGGAGAACCTGGCCATGGTCACCGACACGGTGGCCTACCTGGTGGGCGAGGGCCGGAGGGTGTTCGTCGACCTCGAGCACTTCTTCGACGGCTACCGGCACGACCCGGACTACGGCGTACGGCTGCTCGTCGCGGCCGCGGAGGCGGGCGCCGACGTCGGCGTACTGTGCGACACCAACGGGGGCATGCTCCCCGGCGGGATCCACCGGGTGGTGTCGGACGTGCTGGCGCGCAGCGGGGTGCGGCTGGGCATCCACTGCCAGGACGACACCGGCTGCGCGGTGGCCAACTCCGTGGCTGCGGTCGAGGCCGGTGCCACCCACGTGCAGTGCACCGCCAACGGCTACGGCGAGCGCACCGGCAACGCAGACCTGTTCGTCGTCGTGCCCAACCTCGAGCTCAAGCTGGGCATGAAGGTGCTGCCGCCGGGTCGGCTGCGGGAGACCGTGCGGGTCTCCCACGCCATCGCCGAGATCGCCAACCTGCCGCCGGACACTCACCAGCCGTACGCCGGGGTCTCGTCCTTCGCGCACAAGGCCGGTCTGCACGCCAGCGCGCTGCGGGTCAACGCGGACCTGTACAACCACTGCGACGCGGAGGAGGTCGGCAACGACATGCGCGTCCTGGTCACCGAGATGGCCGGGCGCGCGTCGGTGGAGCTGAAGGGCCGCGAGCTGGGCTACGACCTGAGCGGCGACCCCGAGGTGCTCGGCCGGGTCGTCGACCGGGTCAAGGACCTGGAGTCGCGCGGGTGGACGTTCGAGGCGGCCGACGCGTCGTTCGAGCTGCTGATGCGCGACGAGATGCGGGGGGAGCGGCGGCGGCACTTCACCGTCGAGTCCTGGCGCACGATCGTCGAGCAGCGCGTCGACGGCCAGGTCGTCAGCGAGGCCACGGTCAAGGTGCGCGCCGCCGGCGAGCGGATCATCTCCACCGCGGAGGGCAACGGCCCCGTCAACGCCCTGGACAACGCGCTGCGCGGCGCGGTCGTGCAGATCTTCCCCGAGCTGGAGAAGCTGAAGCTGGCCGACTACAAGGTCCGCATCCTCGACGGCGTCCAGGGCACGGGGGCGGTCACCCGGGTGCTCATCGACACCACCGACGGGGACAGCGACTGGACCACCGTCGGGGTGCACGAGAACGTGATCGCGGCCTCGTGGACCGCGGTGGAGGACGCGGTCGCGTACGGCCTGCTCCGGGCCGGCCGCGAGGCCGGCTGA
- the leuD gene encoding 3-isopropylmalate dehydratase small subunit — protein sequence MEKFTRHTGRAVPLRHSNVDTDQIIPAEYLKRITRTGFHDGLFAAWRREPDFVLNREHHAGATILIAGPDFGTGSSREHAVWALQDYGFAVVISSRFADIFRGNSGKGGLLTAEVDQSVVEALWDLVEADPAVHITVDLVDREIRAGDLSAPFEVDDYVRWRLLEGLDDIGITLQHVGLIEQYESERPAFMPTTASLGGR from the coding sequence ATGGAGAAGTTCACCCGGCACACCGGTCGCGCCGTGCCGCTGCGTCACAGCAACGTCGACACCGACCAGATCATCCCGGCGGAGTACCTCAAGCGCATCACGCGCACCGGCTTCCACGACGGCCTGTTCGCCGCCTGGCGGCGCGAGCCGGACTTCGTGCTCAACCGCGAGCACCACGCGGGGGCGACGATCCTGATCGCCGGGCCCGACTTCGGGACCGGGTCCTCGCGCGAGCACGCGGTCTGGGCGCTGCAGGACTACGGCTTCGCGGTCGTGATCTCCTCGCGGTTCGCCGACATCTTCCGGGGCAACTCGGGGAAGGGCGGCCTGCTCACGGCCGAGGTCGACCAGTCCGTGGTCGAGGCGCTGTGGGACCTGGTCGAAGCCGACCCGGCGGTGCACATCACCGTGGACCTGGTCGACCGGGAGATCCGCGCCGGGGACCTCAGCGCGCCGTTCGAGGTGGACGACTACGTCCGCTGGCGGCTGCTGGAGGGCCTGGACGACATCGGGATCACGCTGCAGCACGTGGGCCTGATCGAGCAGTACGAGTCCGAGCGGCCCGCGTTCATGCCGACGACCGCGTCGCTCGGGGGCCGGTGA
- the gltX gene encoding glutamate--tRNA ligase: protein MTDTPEGPDVRVRFCPSPTGNPHVGMLRTALFNWAFARHNGGTFVFRIEDTDSARDTEESYEALVRALRWLGLDWDEGPEVGGPYGPYRQSQRLDIYADVVARLREAGYAYPCYCSPEELEERRERARAEGRTPGYDGHCRELTGEERAALEAEGRAPAIRFRMPDRDSSWDDLVRGPLSFGREHVPDYVIVRANGEPLYTLVNPVDDALMRITHVLRGEDLLSSTPRQLAMYDALAAIGVGDGGTPRFGHLPYVMGEGNRKLSKRDPESSLAMYLDIGYLPEGLVNYLALLGWSIGEDREFFSLQEMAAAFEISRVNPNPARFDLKKCTAINADWVRAITPDDLADRLVPFLRGAGLLGDPVTPEQRATLAAAVPLVQERMEVLSQGVGMLAFLFVDEELFSVDPGDAAAVLGESAQPALQAAHAALSGLPDWTAADIETALRSALVEGLGLKPKLAFGPVRVAVTGRRVSPPLFESLEILGRDATLRRIWDATRQP from the coding sequence GTGACTGACACGCCCGAGGGCCCGGACGTCCGGGTCCGCTTCTGCCCGTCCCCGACCGGCAACCCGCACGTCGGGATGCTGCGCACGGCGCTGTTCAACTGGGCGTTCGCCCGGCACAACGGCGGCACGTTCGTCTTCCGGATCGAGGACACCGACTCCGCGCGCGACACCGAGGAGTCGTACGAGGCGCTGGTGCGGGCCCTGCGCTGGCTGGGTCTGGACTGGGACGAGGGTCCGGAGGTGGGCGGCCCGTACGGGCCCTACCGGCAGTCGCAGCGCCTGGACATCTACGCCGACGTCGTCGCGAGGCTGCGCGAGGCCGGGTACGCCTACCCCTGCTACTGCAGCCCCGAGGAGCTGGAGGAGCGTCGCGAGCGGGCCCGCGCCGAGGGGCGCACGCCCGGCTACGACGGGCACTGCCGCGAGCTGACCGGCGAGGAGCGTGCCGCGCTGGAGGCGGAGGGGCGGGCGCCGGCCATCCGCTTCCGGATGCCGGACCGCGACTCGTCCTGGGACGACCTGGTCCGCGGGCCGCTGTCGTTCGGGCGCGAGCACGTGCCGGACTACGTGATCGTGCGGGCCAACGGCGAGCCGCTGTACACGCTGGTCAACCCGGTCGACGACGCGCTGATGCGCATCACCCACGTGCTGCGCGGCGAGGACCTGCTGTCGTCCACCCCGCGGCAGCTGGCGATGTACGACGCGCTCGCGGCGATCGGCGTCGGCGACGGGGGGACGCCCCGGTTCGGGCACCTGCCGTACGTGATGGGGGAGGGCAACCGCAAGCTGTCCAAGCGCGACCCCGAGTCCAGCCTGGCGATGTACCTCGACATCGGCTACCTGCCGGAGGGTCTGGTCAACTACCTGGCCCTGCTCGGCTGGTCGATCGGGGAGGACCGGGAGTTCTTCTCGCTGCAGGAGATGGCGGCGGCCTTCGAGATCTCCCGGGTCAACCCGAACCCGGCCCGCTTCGACCTGAAGAAGTGCACCGCGATCAACGCGGACTGGGTCCGCGCGATCACACCGGACGACCTGGCGGACCGGCTGGTGCCGTTCCTGCGCGGAGCGGGGCTGCTCGGCGATCCGGTGACGCCGGAGCAGCGCGCCACACTGGCCGCGGCGGTGCCGCTCGTCCAGGAGCGGATGGAGGTGCTCTCCCAGGGCGTGGGCATGCTGGCCTTCCTGTTCGTCGACGAGGAGCTCTTCAGCGTCGACCCCGGTGATGCGGCCGCAGTGCTGGGGGAGTCCGCGCAGCCGGCCCTGCAGGCCGCTCACGCGGCGCTGTCCGGACTCCCCGACTGGACCGCGGCCGACATCGAGACGGCTCTTCGCTCGGCCCTGGTCGAAGGGCTGGGGCTGAAGCCCAAGCTGGCGTTCGGCCCGGTCCGGGTCGCGGTCACCGGTCGCCGGGTCTCGCCCCCGCTGTTCGAGTCGCTGGAGATCCTCGGCCGGGACGCGACGCTGCGGCGGATCTGGGACGCCACCCGGCAGCCGTGA
- the leuC gene encoding 3-isopropylmalate dehydratase large subunit, with protein MGRTLAEKVWDAHVVRRAEGEPDLLYIDLHLVHEVTSPQAFDGLRITGRTVRRPDLTLATEDHNVPTVDTHLPIADPVSRAQVEALRANCAEFGVPLAPMGHEEQGIVHVVGPQLGLTQPGMTVVCGDSHTSTHGAFGALAFGIGTSEVEHVLATQTLPLKPFRTMAITVDGELPVGVTAKDLILAIIARIGTGGGQGHVLEYRGEAIRGLSMEGRMTLCNMSIEAGARAGMVAPDETTFAYLAGRQHAPRGEDWDAAVAYWRTLGTDPDAQFDREVVIDATTLTPFVTWGTNPGQGAPLGSAVPSPDDASDPVERAAIEKALAYMDLAPGTPLRDVSVDTVFVGSCTNGRIEDLRAVAEVLRGRRVADGVRMLVVPGSVRVKAQAEEEGLDRVFTAAGAEWRAAGCSMCLAMNPDKLAPGERSASTSNRNFEGRQGPGGRTHLVSPYVAAATAVTGRLAAPADLDPVPAGV; from the coding sequence GTGGGACGCACGCTGGCGGAGAAGGTCTGGGACGCGCACGTGGTGCGCCGCGCGGAGGGCGAGCCCGACCTGCTCTACATCGATCTGCACCTGGTGCACGAGGTCACCAGCCCGCAGGCCTTCGACGGGCTGCGGATCACCGGGCGCACCGTCCGGCGGCCCGACCTGACCCTCGCCACCGAGGACCACAACGTCCCCACCGTGGACACCCACCTGCCCATCGCCGACCCGGTGTCGCGGGCGCAGGTCGAGGCGCTGCGGGCCAACTGCGCCGAGTTCGGGGTGCCGCTGGCACCGATGGGCCATGAGGAGCAGGGCATCGTGCACGTGGTCGGCCCGCAGCTGGGTCTGACCCAGCCCGGCATGACGGTGGTCTGCGGCGACTCGCACACCTCGACCCACGGGGCCTTCGGCGCGCTCGCATTCGGCATCGGCACCAGCGAGGTCGAGCACGTGCTGGCCACCCAGACCCTGCCGCTGAAGCCGTTCAGGACCATGGCGATCACGGTGGACGGCGAGCTGCCCGTGGGGGTGACCGCCAAGGACCTGATCCTGGCGATCATCGCCCGGATCGGGACCGGCGGCGGCCAGGGCCACGTCCTGGAGTACCGCGGCGAGGCCATCCGGGGCCTGTCCATGGAGGGCCGGATGACGCTGTGCAACATGTCGATCGAGGCCGGTGCCCGGGCCGGCATGGTCGCGCCGGACGAGACGACCTTCGCCTACCTGGCCGGCCGCCAGCACGCCCCCCGGGGCGAGGACTGGGACGCCGCGGTGGCGTACTGGCGGACCCTCGGCACGGACCCGGACGCGCAGTTCGACCGCGAGGTCGTCATCGACGCGACCACGCTGACCCCCTTCGTCACGTGGGGCACGAACCCCGGGCAGGGGGCACCGTTGGGGTCCGCGGTCCCGTCGCCGGACGACGCGAGCGACCCGGTGGAGCGCGCCGCCATCGAGAAGGCACTGGCGTACATGGACCTCGCGCCGGGCACCCCGCTGCGCGACGTGTCCGTCGACACGGTCTTCGTCGGCTCGTGCACCAACGGCCGGATCGAGGACCTGCGGGCGGTCGCCGAGGTGCTGCGCGGCCGCCGGGTTGCCGACGGCGTACGGATGCTCGTCGTGCCCGGTTCGGTACGCGTCAAGGCGCAGGCCGAGGAGGAGGGGCTGGACCGGGTCTTCACCGCGGCCGGTGCGGAGTGGCGCGCGGCCGGCTGCTCGATGTGCCTGGCGATGAACCCGGACAAGCTGGCGCCGGGGGAGCGCAGCGCGTCCACCTCCAACCGGAACTTCGAGGGCCGGCAGGGACCGGGGGGACGCACCCACCTGGTGTCGCCGTACGTGGCCGCCGCCACGGCCGTCACCGGCCGTCTTGCCGCCCCCGCCGACCTCGACCCCGTCCCCGCCGGCGTCTGA
- a CDS encoding fumarylacetoacetate hydrolase family protein, whose product MRIARYSHGEDVSFGVVEGLDEAGVPGPDAAVAQVDSHPFGPVTLTGVRHRLSDVRLLAPVLPSKVVAVAKNYAAHAEEMGTEVPGEPMIFLKPSTSVIGPGAAIALPPQSDRVEHEAELAVVIGRMCREVPLDRVGDVVLGFTCANDVTARDLQARDGQWGRAKGFDTFCPLGPWIDTDVDPEDLRVTCTVDGAERQSGSTALMVRDVAELVSWISDVMTLLPGDVILTGTPAGVGPLTAGELVSVTIDGIGTLTNQVVTRD is encoded by the coding sequence GTGCGCATCGCCCGGTACTCCCACGGTGAGGACGTGTCGTTCGGGGTCGTCGAGGGCTTGGACGAGGCGGGGGTGCCCGGTCCCGACGCCGCCGTCGCGCAGGTCGACTCCCACCCGTTCGGGCCGGTGACCCTGACCGGCGTCCGGCACCGGCTGTCCGACGTACGCCTGCTCGCCCCGGTCCTCCCCAGCAAGGTGGTCGCGGTCGCGAAGAACTACGCCGCGCACGCGGAGGAGATGGGCACGGAGGTCCCGGGCGAGCCGATGATCTTCCTCAAGCCCAGCACCTCGGTGATCGGTCCCGGTGCGGCCATCGCGCTTCCGCCGCAGTCGGACCGGGTGGAGCACGAGGCCGAGCTCGCCGTCGTGATCGGCCGGATGTGCCGCGAGGTGCCGCTGGACCGGGTCGGCGACGTGGTCCTGGGGTTCACCTGCGCCAACGACGTCACGGCGCGCGACCTGCAGGCCCGCGACGGGCAGTGGGGCCGGGCGAAGGGCTTCGACACGTTCTGCCCGCTGGGACCGTGGATCGACACCGACGTCGACCCCGAGGACCTGCGGGTCACCTGCACCGTCGACGGTGCCGAGCGGCAGTCCGGGTCGACCGCGCTGATGGTGCGCGACGTCGCCGAGCTGGTCTCCTGGATCAGCGACGTCATGACCCTGCTGCCCGGCGACGTGATCCTCACCGGCACCCCCGCCGGGGTCGGGCCGCTGACCGCCGGCGAGCTGGTCTCGGTCACCATCGACGGCATCGGCACACTCACGAACCAGGTGGTCACGCGTGACTGA
- a CDS encoding IclR family transcriptional regulator — translation MDKSSGVGVLDKCALVLSALEAGPLSLGGLVTATGLARPTAHRLATALEHHRLVSRDLGGRFVLGPRLAELATAAGQDRLLVAAGPVLAALRDATGESAQLYRRQGDQRICVAAAEKLSGLRDTVPVGAVLSMHAGSAAQVLLAWEEPERMHLGLQGASFTATTLAGVRRRGWAQSVAEREAGVASVSAPVRGPQGRVVAAVSVSGPIERLGRAPGRLHAPAVLAAAQRLTDALRRPS, via the coding sequence ATGGACAAGTCTAGCGGTGTCGGCGTCCTGGACAAGTGTGCGCTCGTGCTGTCGGCGCTGGAAGCGGGCCCGCTCTCGCTGGGCGGTCTGGTCACCGCCACCGGGCTGGCCCGGCCGACCGCGCACCGGCTGGCCACCGCGCTGGAGCACCACCGGCTGGTCTCGCGCGACCTCGGCGGGCGGTTCGTGCTCGGCCCGAGGCTGGCCGAACTGGCCACCGCGGCGGGCCAGGACCGACTGCTGGTCGCTGCCGGACCGGTCCTCGCGGCCCTGCGTGACGCCACCGGGGAGAGCGCCCAGCTGTACCGCCGCCAGGGCGACCAGCGCATCTGCGTCGCCGCCGCGGAGAAGCTGTCCGGGCTGCGCGACACCGTCCCGGTCGGCGCGGTGCTGTCGATGCACGCGGGCTCCGCGGCGCAGGTGCTGCTGGCCTGGGAGGAGCCGGAGCGGATGCACCTGGGCCTGCAGGGCGCCTCGTTCACCGCGACCACGCTCGCAGGGGTGCGTCGACGCGGCTGGGCGCAGAGCGTCGCCGAGCGGGAGGCGGGCGTCGCCTCGGTGTCGGCTCCGGTGCGCGGCCCCCAGGGCCGGGTCGTGGCCGCGGTGTCGGTGTCCGGGCCGATCGAGCGGCTCGGGCGGGCCCCCGGCCGGCTGCACGCCCCCGCCGTGCTGGCCGCCGCCCAGCGGCTCACCGACGCCCTCCGCCGCCCGTCCTGA
- a CDS encoding HU family DNA-binding protein, translating to MNKADLIDALSARLEISKKEASEAVEHIIDLIKAEVKKPGGKVAISGFGVFEAASRAARTGRNPRTGEVVKIRATRLPKFRPGAEFKAMVSGARKATAKATAPAKAAAKKAAAPAKAAAKKAAAPAKKAAPAKKAAPAKKAAPAKKAAPAKKAAPAKKAAPAKKAPAAKKAPAKKAPAKRTAAKR from the coding sequence GTGAACAAGGCGGACCTGATCGACGCGTTGTCCGCGCGTCTGGAGATCAGCAAGAAGGAGGCCTCGGAGGCGGTCGAGCACATCATCGACCTCATCAAGGCCGAGGTGAAGAAGCCCGGCGGCAAGGTCGCCATCAGCGGTTTCGGTGTCTTCGAGGCGGCCTCCCGGGCCGCTCGCACCGGCCGGAACCCGCGCACCGGCGAGGTCGTGAAGATCCGCGCGACCCGCCTGCCGAAGTTCCGCCCGGGTGCGGAGTTCAAGGCCATGGTGTCCGGCGCCCGCAAGGCGACGGCGAAGGCCACGGCTCCGGCGAAGGCGGCGGCCAAGAAGGCCGCGGCCCCGGCCAAGGCGGCGGCCAAGAAGGCCGCGGCTCCGGCCAAGAAGGCCGCGCCGGCGAAGAAGGCGGCTCCGGCCAAGAAGGCCGCGCCGGCGAAGAAGGCGGCTCCGGCCAAGAAGGCCGCGCCGGCGAAGAAGGCGGCTCCGGCCAAGAAGGCCCCGGCCGCCAAGAAGGCCCCGGCGAAGAAGGCCCCGGCCAAGCGCACCGCGGCGAAGCGCTGA